In Prosthecomicrobium sp. N25, one DNA window encodes the following:
- a CDS encoding beta-ketoacyl-ACP synthase III: MNRTVVRGVGSYLPAEVLTNDDLSRIVDTSDDWIVERTGIRERRRAAPAETTSVLATRAAEAALADAGLVPADVDLVLVATATPDYTFPATAVQVQANLGITRGFAYDLQAVCSGFVFALATADAQIKAGLARRALVIGAETFTRILDWTDRGTCVLFGDGAGAVVLEAAAAGEERGVLTCHLRSDGRHRDKLYVDGGPSTTQTAGHLRMEGREVFKHAVGMITDVIRDSFASTGASAETIDWFVPHQANRRIIEASARKLGIPIEKVVITVDRHGNTSAASIPLALDTAVKDGRIRRGDLVLLEAMGGGFTWGAVLVRW; this comes from the coding sequence GTGAACCGGACCGTGGTCCGCGGCGTCGGCTCCTATCTGCCCGCCGAAGTCCTGACCAACGACGACCTCTCGCGGATCGTCGACACCTCCGACGACTGGATCGTCGAGCGCACCGGCATCCGCGAGCGCCGCCGCGCCGCCCCGGCCGAGACGACCTCCGTGCTCGCCACGCGCGCCGCCGAGGCCGCGCTCGCCGACGCGGGGCTCGTCCCCGCCGACGTCGACCTCGTGCTCGTCGCCACCGCGACGCCGGACTACACCTTCCCGGCGACCGCCGTGCAGGTCCAGGCCAATCTCGGCATCACCCGCGGCTTCGCCTACGACCTGCAGGCGGTCTGCTCCGGCTTCGTCTTCGCCCTCGCCACGGCCGACGCGCAGATCAAGGCCGGCCTCGCCCGGCGCGCCCTGGTGATCGGCGCCGAGACCTTCACCCGCATCCTGGACTGGACCGATCGCGGCACCTGCGTGCTGTTCGGTGACGGCGCCGGCGCCGTGGTTCTCGAAGCCGCCGCGGCCGGGGAGGAGCGTGGCGTGCTCACCTGCCACCTGCGCTCCGACGGCCGCCACCGCGATAAGCTCTACGTCGACGGCGGCCCCTCCACGACCCAGACCGCGGGCCACCTGCGCATGGAAGGCCGCGAGGTCTTCAAGCATGCGGTCGGGATGATCACCGACGTGATCCGCGACTCCTTCGCGTCGACCGGGGCCTCCGCCGAGACCATCGACTGGTTCGTGCCCCATCAGGCCAACCGGCGCATCATAGAGGCGAGCGCCAGGAAGCTCGGGATCCCGATCGAGAAGGTGGTGATCACCGTCGACCGCCACGGCAACACCTCGGCCGCCTCCATCCCGCTCGCCCTCGACACCGCCGTCAAGGACGGGCGGATCCGCCGCGGCGACCTGGTCCTTCTGGAGGCCATGGGCGGCGGATTCACCTGGGGTGCGGTGCTCGTCCGCTGGTAG
- a CDS encoding integration host factor subunit alpha yields MGGKTVTRADLCEAVYQKVGLSRTESADLVEMVLDEISDCLVRGESVKLSSFGSFMVRQKGERIGRNPKTGEEVPISPRRVMVFKPSNVLKQKINEALGEA; encoded by the coding sequence ATGGGGGGGAAGACCGTCACGCGGGCCGATCTATGCGAAGCCGTCTACCAGAAGGTGGGGCTCTCGCGTACGGAGTCCGCCGATCTTGTCGAGATGGTCCTCGACGAGATTTCCGATTGCCTCGTACGGGGCGAGTCGGTGAAACTCTCCTCGTTCGGGTCCTTCATGGTTCGCCAGAAGGGCGAACGCATCGGACGGAATCCGAAGACGGGCGAGGAGGTGCCGATCTCTCCACGCCGCGTCATGGTCTTCAAGCCGTCGAACGTCTTGAAGCAGAAGATCAACGAAGCGCTGGGCGAAGCCTGA
- a CDS encoding MerR family transcriptional regulator: MDKSPDAFRTISEVASDLDLPQHVLRFWETKFSQIKPLKRGGGRRYYRPDDVELLKGIRHLLYGEGYTIRGVQRILKENGVRFVMNVWREGAPQPNAAGPAADAHDIGAYEPAYADAYPGEGDLDEAYEAEDAAAADLPAHADPSAAAIAQRFAPRGPADDMDRVVGQPRDLAEAPAARAVGFHPVAPMASPLRAARAAQGGLAEHETGEHRSALGSLIDRFRGAGRGEHDPSAPPPLNKSLSREEIRRLQATLFELLECKRLLDQAR; this comes from the coding sequence GTGGACAAGAGCCCTGACGCGTTCCGCACCATCAGCGAAGTGGCGTCCGACCTGGACCTGCCGCAGCACGTGCTCCGGTTCTGGGAGACGAAATTCTCCCAGATAAAGCCCCTGAAGCGGGGTGGCGGCCGCCGTTACTACCGCCCCGACGACGTGGAGCTCCTCAAGGGCATCCGCCACCTGCTCTATGGCGAGGGCTACACCATCCGCGGGGTCCAGCGGATCCTGAAGGAGAACGGCGTCCGCTTCGTCATGAACGTCTGGCGCGAGGGGGCTCCCCAGCCGAACGCCGCCGGCCCCGCCGCCGACGCACATGATATCGGCGCCTACGAGCCGGCCTATGCGGATGCCTATCCGGGCGAGGGCGACCTCGACGAGGCCTACGAGGCGGAGGACGCGGCGGCGGCCGACTTGCCGGCCCATGCGGACCCCTCGGCTGCCGCCATTGCCCAGCGCTTCGCTCCCCGCGGGCCGGCGGACGACATGGACCGGGTCGTCGGCCAACCGCGCGACCTGGCCGAAGCTCCGGCCGCTCGCGCGGTCGGCTTCCATCCCGTGGCCCCCATGGCGTCCCCCCTGCGGGCCGCGCGCGCCGCCCAGGGCGGACTCGCCGAGCACGAGACGGGCGAGCACCGCTCAGCGCTGGGCAGCCTCATCGACCGCTTCCGCGGCGCCGGCCGTGGCGAGCACGACCCCTCCGCGCCGCCGCCCCTCAACAAGAGCCTGAGCCGGGAGGAGATCCGGCGCCTGCAGGCGACCCTCTTCGAACTCCTCGAGTGCAAGCGCCTGCTCGACCAGGCGCGCTGA
- a CDS encoding sulfotransferase family 2 domain-containing protein, with protein MADDLSGTVIDIPGFGLQYFAIPKVACSSVMAAMADLLDIEFPDQEWKPELFQTHKWDGLYDRSKVVLTKRQAFGVKQKRVRFALVRNPWDRLVSCYSEKIREDGDPENFADGVSRVLLPYGIFRKNMDFADFVEAVVSIPEFKSEPHWRSQFTFLIDDFGRMRMDFLGRFENVRDLEVFLCSCTAREVKLPHLLASSRTHYRDYYTPRLRNLVAERYARDIRSFKYAY; from the coding sequence ATGGCTGACGATCTTTCCGGCACCGTGATCGACATTCCTGGTTTCGGATTGCAGTACTTCGCCATTCCGAAGGTGGCTTGTTCCAGCGTGATGGCGGCAATGGCCGATCTCCTGGATATCGAGTTTCCGGACCAAGAGTGGAAGCCAGAGCTATTCCAGACCCATAAGTGGGACGGACTCTATGACCGGAGCAAAGTCGTTCTGACCAAGAGGCAAGCATTTGGGGTCAAGCAGAAGAGGGTTAGGTTCGCACTAGTCCGAAATCCCTGGGACCGTCTGGTGTCGTGCTACAGTGAGAAGATCAGGGAAGACGGTGACCCGGAAAACTTCGCGGACGGGGTCAGCCGAGTCCTGCTGCCATACGGCATCTTTCGAAAGAATATGGACTTTGCCGATTTCGTGGAAGCAGTTGTCTCCATCCCGGAGTTCAAATCGGAGCCCCACTGGAGGTCGCAATTCACCTTCCTGATTGATGACTTCGGCAGGATGAGGATGGATTTCCTGGGGCGTTTCGAGAATGTGCGCGACCTGGAGGTTTTCTTGTGCTCATGCACGGCTCGAGAGGTCAAGCTTCCTCATCTTCTCGCGAGCAGTAGGACACACTACAGGGACTATTACACACCGAGGCTTCGCAATTTGGTCGCCGAGCGGTATGCGCGCGATATTCGGTCTTTCAAGTACGCCTACTGA